The following coding sequences are from one Prochlorococcus sp. MIT 0604 window:
- the tgt gene encoding tRNA guanosine(34) transglycosylase Tgt — translation MFEFEITSNCSNTKARTGIFHTPNGQVNTPKFMPVGTLATVKGISSKQLTSTGSEMILSNTFHLHLQPGEKLIKESGGIHNFMNWPKPILTDSGGYQVFSLAKLNNISDKGVEFKNPRDGSHVFLSPEKVMQIQMDLGSDVAMAFDHCPPHTANENDIEDSLQRTHSWLQKCVETHQKSNQALFGIVQGGKYPRLREYSARYTSSFDLPGIAVGGVSVGEAVEEIHSVINYVPKFLPINKPRYLMGIGSLREISLAVAKGFDIFDCVLPTRLGRHGTAFFNDERLNLRNARFKNDFSPIDKTCKCETCKSYSRAYLHHLIRNDEILGLTLISLHNIAHLIRFTNAISTAIKDNCFTNDFAPWKTSSIAHHTW, via the coding sequence GTGTTTGAATTTGAAATTACATCGAATTGCAGTAATACAAAGGCAAGAACTGGTATATTTCATACACCAAATGGTCAAGTAAACACGCCAAAATTTATGCCTGTGGGTACTTTGGCAACTGTTAAAGGAATTTCATCAAAGCAGTTAACCTCTACTGGTTCAGAAATGATTCTCTCAAATACCTTTCATCTTCATTTACAACCCGGAGAAAAACTAATTAAAGAATCTGGCGGAATACATAATTTCATGAATTGGCCTAAGCCTATCCTTACTGATTCAGGCGGATATCAAGTTTTTAGTTTGGCCAAATTAAATAATATTTCTGATAAAGGTGTGGAATTTAAAAATCCAAGAGATGGTAGTCATGTATTTTTATCACCTGAAAAAGTAATGCAGATTCAAATGGATCTTGGATCGGATGTTGCGATGGCTTTTGATCATTGTCCTCCGCATACAGCTAATGAAAATGATATTGAGGACTCTTTACAAAGAACGCATTCATGGTTGCAAAAATGTGTTGAGACTCATCAGAAATCCAATCAAGCATTATTCGGCATAGTTCAAGGTGGTAAGTATCCTAGATTGAGAGAATATAGTGCAAGATATACAAGTTCTTTTGATCTACCTGGAATAGCAGTGGGAGGTGTAAGTGTTGGCGAGGCAGTTGAAGAAATACATAGTGTAATTAATTACGTCCCGAAATTCTTACCAATAAATAAACCAAGATATTTAATGGGAATTGGCTCATTAAGAGAAATTTCTTTAGCTGTAGCTAAAGGATTCGACATATTTGACTGTGTTTTACCCACAAGACTAGGAAGACATGGGACTGCATTTTTTAATGATGAAAGATTGAATTTGCGAAATGCACGATTTAAAAATGACTTTTCTCCAATTGACAAAACTTGTAAATGCGAGACATGTAAATCCTATTCTCGAGCATATTTGCATCATTTAATTAGAAATGACGAAATATTAGGCCTAACCCTTATAAGTTTGCATAATATTGCTCACTTAATAAGATTTACTAATGCAATTTCTACGGCAATTAAAGATAATTGTTTTACAAATGATTTCGCTCCTTGGAAAACATCCTCTATTGCTCACCATACGTGGTAA
- a CDS encoding photosystem II reaction center protein K, translating to MLILFNTFAELPEAYKAFAPTVDVLPLIPLFFFLLVFVWQAAVGFK from the coding sequence GTGCTCATTCTATTTAATACATTCGCTGAATTGCCCGAGGCTTATAAGGCCTTTGCTCCAACTGTTGATGTTCTTCCACTGATTCCTTTATTTTTCTTTTTATTAGTGTTTGTTTGGCAAGCTGCAGTTGGATTTAAATAA
- a CDS encoding Gfo/Idh/MocA family protein has product MQPTSSPVKVGVIGIGNMGWHHARVLSLLKDANLIGVADPNEERGKLAIEQFQCEWFKDYKDLIPKVDAICIAVPTLLHQKVGLDCLNGGANVLIEKPIAANELEAKSLIEAANASNSLLQVGHIERFNPAFRELNKIVNNEEIVVLEARRHSPHADRANDVSVVMDLMIHDIDLILELVNSKIQKLAAVGGRNSEGLIDYVNATLVFKNNVIASLTASKMSHKKIRSLSAHCQNGLVETDFLNHSLQIHRKSNESYTAEHGELVYRNDGYVEEVSTTSIEPLYAELEHFLKCVQGKEIPEVDGEQASRALKIADFIESAVENSGDAILLENPF; this is encoded by the coding sequence ATGCAACCAACCTCATCACCCGTAAAGGTTGGAGTCATAGGTATAGGAAATATGGGCTGGCATCATGCTCGAGTACTAAGTTTACTCAAAGATGCAAATCTCATTGGAGTCGCAGATCCAAATGAGGAAAGAGGTAAATTAGCTATTGAGCAATTTCAATGTGAATGGTTCAAGGATTATAAAGACCTAATTCCAAAAGTTGATGCTATCTGTATTGCTGTCCCTACACTACTTCATCAAAAAGTAGGACTAGATTGTCTTAATGGAGGTGCTAACGTTCTCATTGAAAAACCAATTGCAGCTAACGAGTTGGAAGCAAAATCTCTAATCGAGGCTGCTAATGCAAGTAACTCTCTATTACAAGTAGGGCATATTGAAAGATTTAATCCTGCTTTTAGAGAATTAAATAAAATAGTAAATAATGAAGAAATTGTTGTTTTAGAAGCAAGGAGGCACAGTCCTCATGCAGACAGAGCAAATGATGTATCTGTAGTAATGGATTTAATGATTCATGACATTGATCTTATTTTGGAGCTTGTAAACTCAAAAATACAAAAATTAGCAGCAGTTGGAGGAAGAAATAGCGAAGGCTTAATAGATTATGTCAATGCTACTTTGGTTTTTAAAAATAATGTTATTGCAAGTCTAACTGCAAGCAAAATGAGTCACAAAAAAATTAGAAGTTTAAGTGCTCACTGCCAAAATGGACTAGTAGAAACTGATTTTTTAAATCACTCTTTACAAATCCATCGAAAATCTAATGAATCATACACAGCAGAGCATGGAGAATTAGTTTATAGAAATGATGGATATGTCGAAGAAGTTAGCACAACCTCCATTGAACCTCTCTATGCAGAACTGGAGCATTTTCTTAAGTGCGTTCAGGGCAAAGAAATACCCGAGGTAGATGGTGAGCAAGCCTCAAGAGCATTAAAAATTGCTGATTTTATAGAAAGTGCTGTAGAAAATTCTGGAGATGCGATTTTACTTGAAAATCCCTTCTGA
- the pyrE gene encoding orotate phosphoribosyltransferase, with amino-acid sequence MGKFSDKYNLNKEKLLKQLIEKSYKKGNFTLSSGKKSSHYLNCKPVSLNGEGLNLISELFLDLKDSRSKAVAGLTLGADPIVSGLIVKAALNGLDLDGLIIRKEIKKYGTKAGIEGPILEEGTLVTVLEDVVTTAGSVIKAIKKLRENNYVVEEVLSIVDRQEGGLKALEDENVKLKSLFTIKDFL; translated from the coding sequence ATGGGCAAATTTTCGGATAAATATAATTTAAATAAAGAAAAATTGTTAAAACAGTTAATTGAAAAATCTTACAAGAAAGGAAACTTCACTTTATCTTCAGGAAAAAAAAGCAGTCATTACTTGAACTGTAAACCAGTATCATTAAATGGCGAAGGCTTAAACTTAATAAGTGAATTATTTTTAGATTTAAAGGACTCAAGGTCAAAAGCTGTAGCAGGATTGACATTAGGTGCAGACCCTATAGTAAGTGGATTAATTGTTAAAGCAGCTTTGAATGGACTAGACCTTGATGGTTTAATAATTAGGAAAGAAATCAAAAAATACGGTACCAAAGCTGGAATAGAGGGCCCTATATTAGAAGAAGGAACTTTGGTAACTGTCTTAGAGGATGTGGTTACAACTGCTGGTTCAGTAATAAAAGCTATAAAAAAATTACGAGAAAATAATTATGTTGTTGAGGAAGTTTTGTCTATAGTTGATAGGCAAGAAGGGGGATTAAAAGCCCTTGAAGATGAAAATGTTAAATTAAAGAGTCTTTTTACAATAAAAGACTTTTTATGA
- a CDS encoding hemolysin family protein has protein sequence MKITLLLFLLFLPAFFAASELSFLLIRPSKVLRLIEEKKKGAFSILKIQKRFRSSLIASQFGVTISLIAIGWLSNNLANDYWKSNILSNRFYDLLLFLFIVLVVTLVSGLIPKALVINNPESAALRLTTIFDAVRKAMNPIVKTIEFFASACLGLFNLNNKWDSLNSGLSAGELETLIETDNVTGLKPDEKNILEGVFALKDTQVKEVMIPRSEMVTLPKNITFSELMKQVDKTRHARFFVIGESLDDVLGVLDLRYLAKPISKGEMEADTLLEPFLLPVTKIIETCSLAEIFPIVRDYNPFLLVVDEHGGTEGLITAADLNGEIVGEEMLNNRIYSDMRMLDNFSKKWSIAGKSEIVEINKKIGCSIPEGTDYHTLAGFMLEKFQMVPKIGDVLDFNNIKFEVISMSGPKIDRVKIILPKS, from the coding sequence ATGAAAATAACTCTACTTTTATTTCTTTTATTTCTACCAGCTTTTTTCGCAGCAAGTGAACTCTCTTTTTTATTAATAAGGCCAAGTAAAGTTTTAAGGTTAATAGAAGAAAAAAAGAAAGGAGCATTTTCAATTTTAAAAATTCAAAAACGCTTTAGATCTTCACTAATTGCTTCTCAATTTGGTGTAACAATTTCATTAATTGCAATTGGATGGCTCAGCAATAACTTGGCTAATGATTATTGGAAAAGCAATATTTTATCAAATAGATTTTATGATCTTCTATTATTTTTATTTATTGTTTTAGTTGTTACTCTTGTTTCTGGACTAATTCCAAAAGCTTTAGTAATTAACAATCCAGAATCCGCTGCTTTAAGGTTGACCACAATATTCGATGCCGTTAGAAAAGCTATGAATCCTATAGTGAAAACAATAGAATTTTTTGCTAGCGCTTGTTTAGGCTTGTTCAATTTAAATAACAAATGGGATTCTTTAAACTCGGGTTTATCTGCTGGAGAATTAGAAACTCTTATAGAAACAGATAACGTAACAGGTTTAAAACCAGATGAGAAGAATATTCTTGAAGGAGTTTTTGCTTTAAAAGATACACAGGTTAAAGAAGTGATGATTCCAAGATCTGAAATGGTAACTTTGCCAAAAAATATAACCTTTTCAGAACTAATGAAACAAGTAGATAAAACTCGACATGCTCGCTTCTTTGTGATTGGTGAGTCTTTAGATGATGTATTAGGTGTATTAGATTTACGTTATCTAGCTAAGCCAATATCAAAAGGTGAAATGGAAGCCGATACATTATTAGAGCCATTCCTTTTACCAGTAACAAAAATAATAGAAACATGTTCACTAGCAGAAATATTTCCAATAGTAAGAGACTATAATCCGTTCTTACTAGTAGTTGATGAACACGGTGGAACAGAAGGACTTATAACTGCAGCTGATCTAAATGGCGAAATAGTTGGAGAGGAAATGCTCAATAATAGAATTTATTCAGATATGAGAATGTTAGATAATTTCTCTAAAAAATGGTCAATAGCTGGAAAATCAGAAATTGTTGAAATCAATAAAAAAATAGGATGTTCTATTCCAGAAGGTACTGATTATCATACTCTTGCTGGATTTATGTTAGAAAAATTTCAAATGGTTCCAAAAATTGGCGACGTTTTAGATTTTAATAATATTAAATTTGAAGTTATTTCTATGTCAGGGCCAAAAATTGATCGTGTTAAAATAATTCTTCCAAAAAGCTAA